From Plasmodium brasilianum strain Bolivian I chromosome 3, whole genome shotgun sequence, the proteins below share one genomic window:
- a CDS encoding transcription factor — translation MNFEREKKRGSVQHEVLVKNEFYANTSKIGENRKGENYDKYERNQDKENGVNNNSLSPLIAAHNYFENKFNNEDTSTKKKKKKKKRSEREGIGLGERDDKENEIDNTNENDKLMECVSSRGLTGNTLNFVKTEMNNSPSKTVSYVMKEQRKIKNEKAYTTNENTEEWNRMNGRNRVKEEIGEKEKKEKSLNMIEIMTEKGKIKDETREQRMEDEKRQQEKREKKKIEKENKREQKRIEKEKRKEENREPRTEDEKGKEEKGKQEKTEKENTKEERKRKKREQKRMEKEKREEENREKERIEKEKKKEMRRIEKEKKKEMRRIEKEKKKEIRRIEKEEKMVQDLIEKEEKMMEKMMEKRIEEEKKKIEEEKKKIEKEEKLNKKREHKRIEKEKSKELRRIEKEKKKEKKKEKKKEEKREQEEKEKEEEKKRIEMQIQKEKEKRKQMEIQIQKKLEKKKKQIEVEQELQIQREEKEKKILKKKKKMKDKKERKKKREEEKRVKKMYKEMNKELEVKKEKRKEMKKVRFDVDQVTSEALLNYFIESHRNKISIENDELCQLVTGKKFSDIERLVKNATEITHRSLMIKNIQNEKSKYCKYCGYIYNYDDYIYLFIKCFSLLKLENNSMQDFYDNTIKCVYCGYVIDDIDIDNQNNNKDTYIEVCSYREKYIYDQNKKNYWKNKIASFDKNTLLFKEDNHSAYNISYEKCTDCGNDFLYFINIQTRSADEGSTIIYFCPNCKKQTTVNN, via the coding sequence atgaattttgaaagagaaaaaaaaaggggtagTGTGCAGCATGAGGtattagtaaaaaatgaattttatgcAAATACTAGTAAAATAGGGGAAAACAGAAAAGGCGAAAATTACGATAAATATGAAAGGAACCAGGACAAAGAAAATGGAGTGAATAATAATAGCTTATCTCCATTAATTGCTgcacataattattttgaaaataaatttaataatgagGATACCtcaacaaagaaaaaaaaaaaaaaaaaaaagagaagtgAAAGAGAAGGAATAGGACTAGGAGAAAGAGATGACAAAGAAAACGAAATTGATAACACGAACGAGAATGACAAACTCATGGAATGTGTATCATCCCGTGGGTTAACAGGGAATAcattaaattttgtaaaaacgGAGATGAACAACTCACCAAGTAAAACAGTAAGTTATGTAATGAAAGaacaaaggaaaataaaaaacgaaaaagcgTATACTACTAATGAGAATACAGAGGAATGGAATAGAATGAATGGAAGAAATAGGGTAAAGGAAGAAATAGGGGAgaaggaaaagaaagaaaagagtTTAAATATGATAGAAATAATGacagaaaaaggaaaaataaaagatgaaACAAGAGAGCAGAGAATGGAAGATGAGAAAAGACAACAGGAAAAAAGggagaagaaaaagatagaaaaagagaataaaagAGAGCAGAAAAGGAtcgaaaaagagaaaaggaAAGAGGAAAATAGGGAGCCGAGAACGGAAGATGAGAAAGGAAAGGAGGAAAAAGGCAAGCAGGAAAAgacagaaaaagaaaatacaaaagaGGAAAGAAAGAGGAAGAAAAGAGAGCAGAAAAGGAtggaaaaagagaaaagggAAGAGGAAAACAGGGAGAAGGAAAGGAtcgaaaaagagaaaaaaaaggagatgAGGAGGatagaaaaagagaaaaaaaaggagatgAGGAGaatagaaaaagagaaaaaaaaggagattAGGAGGAtagaaaaagaggaaaagatGGTGCAGGATCTGatagaaaaggaagaaaaaatgatGGAGAAGATGATGGAAAAAAGGATAgaggaagagaaaaaaaagatagaagaagagaaaaaaaagatagaaaaagaggaaaagttgaataaaaaaagagagcaTAAAAGgattgaaaaagaaaaaagtaaagagtTGAGAAGGatagaaaaagagaaaaaaaaagaaaaaaaaaaagagaaaaaaaaagaggaaaaaagagAGCAAGAAGagaaagaaaaggaagaagagAAGAAGCGAATAGAAATGCAAATACagaaagaaaaggaaaaaaggaaacaaatggaaatacaaatacagaaaaagttggaaaaaaaaaagaagcagaTAGAGGTAGAACAAGAGTTGCAAATACAAAGggaagagaaagaaaaaaagatattaaaaaaaaagaaaaagatgaaagacaaaaaagaaagaaagaagaaaagggAGGAAGAAAAGAGGGTGAAAAAGATGTATAAAGAAATGAACAAAGAGTTAGAAgtaaagaaggaaaaaaggaaggaaatgaaaaaagtacGTTTTGATGTGGATCAGGTAACATCAGAAGCCCTTCTAAACTACTTTATTGAATCGCACAGGAACAAAATAAGCATAGAAAATGATGAATTATGTCAATTAGTAACAGGAAAGAAATTTTCGGATATAGAAAGATTAGTGAAAAATGCAACAGAAATAACACATCGTTCTTTAATGATTAAGAAtattcaaaatgaaaaatcaaAGTATTGTAAGTATtgtggatatatatataattatgatgattatatatatttgtttataaaatgtttCAGTTTGTTAAAACtagaaaataatagtatGCAAGACTTCTATGATAATACTATTAAATGTGTTTATTGTGGTTATGTAATAGatgatatagatatagataatcaaaataataataaagatacatatattgaagtatgttcatatagagaaaaatatatatatgatcaaaataaaaaaaattattggaaaaataaaattgcttCATTcgataaaaatacattattatttaaagaagATAATCATAGTgcttataatatatcttaCGAAAAGTGTACTGACTGTGGTAAcgattttttgtattttataaatattcaaacaAGAAGTGCGGACGAAGGGTCaactattatttatttttgcccCAACTGCAAAAAACAAACAACTGTTAATAATTAG
- a CDS encoding hypothetical protein (conserved Plasmodium protein), translated as MYIHLKTRIKTVSNLGNIFLKKGNIIKGKKWCNDAPFVDNAIKTEIFSTSHGFYFFNESFIKLFTKNRNKITYEMRRDRGGTIRKKLSREKKKTQKKQKKDSSKDVY; from the coding sequence ATGTATATCCATTTAAAGACACGTATTAAAACAGTAAGTAACCTggggaatatttttttaaaaaaagggaatataataaagggaaaaaaatggTGTAATGATGCCCCTTTTGTTGATAATGCGATAAAGACTGAAATCTTCTCAACTAGTCAtggtttttatttttttaatgaatccTTTATAAAGCTCTTTACGAAAAACAGGAATAAAATTACGTACGAAATGAGAAGAGATAGAGGAGGGACCATAAGAAAGAAATTAAgcagagaaaaaaagaaaacacagaaaaaacaaaaaaaggatagTTCTAAGGATGTGTActaa